The Sesamum indicum cultivar Zhongzhi No. 13 linkage group LG6, S_indicum_v1.0, whole genome shotgun sequence genome has a segment encoding these proteins:
- the LOC105165579 gene encoding floral homeotic protein AGAMOUS — translation MAFPNQESESSNSLRKNGRGKIEIKRIENTTNRQVTFCKRRNGLLKKAYELSVLCDAEVALIVFSSRGRLYEYANNSVRASIERYKKASADSTNSVSTSEANTQFYQQEANKLRRQIREIQTSNRQILGEGVGSMTLKDLKSMEGKIEKAISRIRSKKNELLFAEIELMQKRELELHNANMFLRAKIAENERAQQQMNLMPAGSSDDHHQYQPMTSSHEAAYDLRNFLPMNLMEPNHHYPRHDQTPLQLV, via the exons ATGGCGTTTCCTAATCAAGAATCCGAGTCCTCCAATTCACTGAGGAAAAACGGGAGGGGGAAGATTGAGATCAAGAGGATCGAGAACACGACGAATCGGCAGGTGACATTCTGCAAACGCAGGAATGGGCTGCTCAAGAAGGCCTACGAGTTATCGGTTCTTTGCGATGCCGAGGTTGCCCTCATCGTCTTCTCCAGCCGTGGCAGGCTCTATGAATATGCAAACAACAG TGTTAGGGCAAGTATTGAAAGGTACAAGAAAGCAAGTGCTGATTCCACAAATTCTGTGTCCACATCTGAAGCAAACACACAG TTCTACCAGCAAGAAGCCAACAAGCTGCGCAGACAAATACGAGAGATACAAACCTCAAACAG ACAAATTCTTGGAGAGGGTGTTGGGAGTATGACATTGAAGGATCTGAAGAGCATGGAAGGCAAAATCGAGAAAGCCATCAGCAGAATCCGTTCCAAGAAa AACGAGTTGTTGTTTGCTGAGATAGAGCTCATGCAGAAGAGG GAGTTAGAGCTGCACAATGCCAACATGTTTCTACGAGCAAAG ATAGCTGAGAATGAGAGAGCACAACAGCAAATGAACTTGATGCCTGCAGGGTCATCAGATGATCACCATCAGTACCAGCCCATGACTTCATCACATGAGGCGGCCTACGATCTTCGGAACTTCCTCCCGATGAACCTCATGGAACCTAATCACCACTACCCTCGCCACGACCAAACGCCTCTCCAGCTTGT CTGA
- the LOC105165843 gene encoding probable galacturonosyltransferase 15, which produces MKLYISASGIKRLTVSGVAAAGDGVWRGMKGKLGLLLPFLFVRTAFLVLESAALCSSSIGCVTWRFFGGSDAALLREELTRALLEATTSNDDDGVGIGLGAVEASNSGPVSFRDLVKDVTLNRQDIKTFAFKTKAMIAKMEQIVKTAKRHESMYWHLAAQGVPKSLHCLSLKLAEEYAVNAAARSRLPLPQYVYRLTDPFFHHVVLLTDNVLAASVVISSTINSSTDPEKLVFHVVTDKKTYTSMYAWFAVNRIDSAVVEVKGLHQYDWSHKVNVAIKEMLEIHHQIWNHNYRSLKKEDFEYEEENDHKLDVLSPSCISLLNHLRIYLPELFPDLKKVVFLDDDVAVQHDLSSLWDLDLDQKVVGAVVDSWCGPDCCPGRKYKDYFNFTDPIISSNLDPDRCGWLYGVNVFNLKRWRKTNITAVYHQWLKLSLNSGFALWHPGALPPALLAFEGHMHRLDPSWHIAGLGYRYGRGDKLMLETAAVVHFSGAAKPWLEMASPEVRGMWTKHLNLSNEHIRRCGITG; this is translated from the exons ATGAAGCTGTATATATCGGCAAGTGGGATTAAGAGACTGACGGTGTCCGGTGTCGCCGCCGCGGGCGACGGCGTTTGGCGGGGGATGAAGGGAAAGCTTGGGCTGCTTTTGCCGTTTCTTTTCGTGAGAACTGCTTTTCTAGTGCTTGAATCGGCGGCTCTCTGCTCTTCCTCTATCG GGTGTGTGACATGGAGGTTTTTTGGCGGGAGCGATGCTGCCCTG CTCAGAGAGGAGCTGACGAGGGCCTTGCTGGAGGCAACTACAagtaatgatgatgatggggtTGGAATTGGACTTGGGGCAGTGGAGGCTTCAAATTCTGGACCAGTTTCATTCAGGGATCTTGTCAAGGATGTGACGCTAAACAGACAAGACATTAAGACCTTCGCTTTTAAGACCAAGGCCATG ATCGCGAAGATGGAACAAATTGTTAAAACAGCTAAGCGCCATGAATCTATGTACTGGCATCTAGCTGCTCAAGGTGTACCCAAGAGCCTTCACTGTCTTTCGCTTAAACTGGCTGAAGAATATGCTGTAAATGCTGCAGCACGTTCACGATTACCTCTGCCTCAATATGTTTACCGCCTGACAGACCCTTTTTTTCATCATGTTGTTCTTCTAACTGACAATGTTCTTGCTGCTTCTGTTGTTATCTCCTCTACCATCAATTCGTCAACTGATCCTGAAAAGTTGGTCTTCCATGTGGTCACTGACAAGAAGACGTACACATCCATGTATGCATGGTTTGCAGTAAACAGAATTGATTCTGCAGTTGTTGAAGTAAAGGGCTTGCATCAGTACGATTGGTCTCATAAGGTAAACGTCGCTATTAAGGAGATGCTAGAAATTCATCACCAAATTTGGAATCACAACTACCGCAGCCTGAAGAAGGAAGACTTTGAATATGAGGAAGAAAATGATCACAAACTAGATGTCCTAAGCCCCAGCTGTATATCCCTTTTAAATCACCTCCGCATTTATCTCCCTGAG CTGTTTCCAGATCTGAAGAAAGTTGTGTTCTTGGACGATGATGTTGCAGTACAACATGACTTATCGTCTCTGTGGGACTTGGATCTCGATCAGAAAGTAGTGGGTGCAGTTGTTGACTCGTGGTGCGGACCTGACTGTTGTCCGGGAAGAAAGTACAAAGATTACTTCAATTTCACAGACCCCATCATATCCTCTAACTTGGATCCAGATCGTTGTGGATGGCTATATGGGGTGAATGTTTTCAACCTCAAAAGATGGAGGAAGACTAACATCACTGCTGTATATCATCAATGGCTTAAACTA AGCCTGAACTCTGGTTTTGCATTATGGCATCCCGGAGCGCTTCCACCCGCATTACTTGCGTTTGAAGGTCACATGCACCGTCTTGATCCTTCATGGCACATAGCCGGTCTGGGCTATCGCTATGGGAGAGGAGACAAACTCATGCTGGAAACCGCAGCCGTTGTGCATTTCAGCGGCGCTGCAAAGCCATGGCTCGAAATGGCGTCCCCAGAGGTGAGAGGTATGTGGACTAAACatctaaatttatcaaatgaGCATATTAGGAGATGTGGAATAACAGGCTGA